The window AGCTCAACGATTGTAGAACAAAAAACGGATGTGAATGATCAGGCCATTGCTACAAAGCTGAAAGCTCAGGTGAGTAAGCATATAGAGCAAACCCATCCCGATCAGGTTAAAAATTATGAAGTGACTGCGTTCGCCGCCCCGCAAGAAGTAAGACAAGAGGCGAAGGCAAGCGGTGTATCGGCCGGGAAGTACGCGATATATTTAAATGCGGTAGACAATGGTGCGAAAGTATCTCTCGACGACATCAAATCGGTGTCAATTCATCAACTCGCAAAGGATAACGGCGGGATTGATAAACTGGTAAAGCCGGATAAACCGATCGATAAATCGTCTCTGCAAAGGCTAATCGCAGATGAAAAATCCGGAAAGCTAAGCGAGAAAATTCAGCAAATTGAAAACGAGAAATCGGCCAAAGACAAGAACAACGATAAAAACGAGAAGAATGATAAAAATAACAATAGCAAGAACGGGAATAATGGCAAGGCTACGGTGAAACCAACACCGACACCGTCTTCGAAGAATGACAAGAACGACAATAATAATAAGAACGACGATAATAAGAATGACAAGAATGTCAAGAACGATAGGAATGGCAATGATCGTAATAATGACAACAAATCAACGCCAAAGCCGAACCGCTCGGATGATGACAATGAGGATGATTCCAAAAAAGAATCATCCTCAAAGCCTAGAGCGACATCAACGCCTAAGCCTACTGTAAAACCTTCCAGTAAGCCAACAAGCTCAAGCAAACCGACGGTTAAGCCATCTGCATCTGCTAAGCTAACGCAGAAACCGAAATCGGAAAATGATAGAAGCACCGTTTTCCCTTGGAGCTGGAGCGATCGGAACAACGATTCAAAAAACAACGATGATAAAAGGGATTAGTAAGAGTTAATAGAATAGAATATGTACATAAGCACCCTAGATAAACACCCTAGGCTTACTTCACTATTATGTGAAGTTATGCCTGGGGTGTTTATGTATGTTTTATTCGGCAGAGCTTATTGGAGGAACATGGATCATGGAAACTAGGACCGAGTTGTATTACAATAGTTGTAAGCGCAATTATGATTGATTTTCTTAGTTGGAAGGGAGATTTTGGCTTGAGATATTCGACTTTCGGTAAATCCGGCTACAACGTTTCATCACTTGGATTTGGTGCTATGAATCTTCCAGGTGTACCATTAGAACAGGCAAGAGAAGCATTGAATTACGCCTTGGATCATGGGATTAATTATATCGATACTGCAGCTGCATACCGGAACAGCGAGGAAATTATCGGCGAGTGCATCTCTCATCGCAGACAGGAATATTTCTTAGCAACGAAGACAGGGGCACGTGATTACGAGACAGCGAAAGCGGAGATTGAACGAAGCTTGGTTCGGATGAAAACAGACCATGTAGATTTACTGCAAATTCACTACGTGAACTATGTAAGCGAGTTTAAGAAAGCGATGGATATTGGGGGCGCTTATGAAGCTGCTCTTGAGGCTCAGCGGGAAGGGAAAGTGCGATTTATCGGCATTTCCGGACACCGTCCAGATTTACTTGCGAAATGGATCGCCAAGGGGCAATTTTCGCAGATTTTGTTTCATCTCAATTTGGCACAGCCGTTTGCACTTGATGAGTTGATCCCAAAAGCGACAGAGATGGATTTAATGAAAGTAGCCATGAAGCCTTTATCCGGCGGGTTCATTCAACCAGTTGATCAGGCCATCCGCTATCCATACAGTCAAGACGTGCATGTGACGATTTCCGGGATGGTGAGCATCAAGGAAGTGCAAGAAAACTTGGCTGCGCAGGAGCAGGAAGTAGGAGCCGAGGAGCGCCAGGAGCTGGAGCAATTAGCGATAGAGTTAGGTCAACACGATTGCAGACGCTGTAACTATTGTTCTTGCCCGCTTGAAATCTCCATCCCTGATGTGATGATTGCTAGTAGATTTAGAGAGAAGTTTGGTTTGCTCCCCAAGGGAGACGGATTTTTCCAAAGACAAAAGGATAGAATAGTAGGCTGTGCAGACCATGATCCATGCAAAGAGAAACCGCTTTGCGAAGAGAAGTGTCCTTACCAGCTGCCGATGCAGTCAGTCGTGCAGAAAGCCGCCTCTTTTTATTAATTGGAGAGACTATAGAAACTACAGAAACTATTTGAAGGTAAGGAGAATTACCTATGTTTGCTAAAATTACGGATATAACGACGGGCGTATTTACGTCATTGATGGTTAATGAAACAGGGGCAGACGCCATCCTCGTCTGTCTAAGTGAAGCTGAGCTGCGCCAGGACGCTGTCCTCGGACTACCGCAGCTCGATCAGGCCCTTGAGCGCATGCGCGCAAAGGGCCTATTCACTGGCGCCTCAGGCGAGCTCGAGGCGCTGCCGACCCACGGGCTGCTGCCGTACGCGTACGTGTTCGTTGCGGGGCTCGGCCCCGCAGCGTCACGCGATACGCTGCGCGCAGCCGCGGTGTTCGCAGCGCGCAAGGCACTCGCGCTGCAGTTCGAACGCTTGGCGCTTAAGCTGCCAAGCGGGTTCGACAGCCGGTCGGCCGCCTCGGCGCTGACCGAAGGGCTGCTCCTCGGTACGTACCGCATCGCGGCGTACCGCAAGAACGAGCCTGCGCGCGCGGAGCTGCCCCAGGCGGTGCTGCTCACAGAAGCGGCTGCGGATGCAGCGCTTCTGGAGGGGGCGATCGCAGCCGCTGAGGCGGTTGCGGAGGGCACGAACTACG is drawn from Paenibacillus sp. V4I7 and contains these coding sequences:
- a CDS encoding anti-sigma factor domain-containing protein: MNKGIVMEISDSSIIVMNPEGRFDKLPRGTRNCEVGEEILYAPVKRRMRVPQMAIASGLAAAIVLCFVLVSTLTGTVPGGQVVAYVTIDINPSVEIGIDNDEVVQDLIGLNSDGNDLIQSLVYKGKSLEAVTSDILDKAEQGALARGEADIIISSTIVEQKTDVNDQAIATKLKAQVSKHIEQTHPDQVKNYEVTAFAAPQEVRQEAKASGVSAGKYAIYLNAVDNGAKVSLDDIKSVSIHQLAKDNGGIDKLVKPDKPIDKSSLQRLIADEKSGKLSEKIQQIENEKSAKDKNNDKNEKNDKNNNSKNGNNGKATVKPTPTPSSKNDKNDNNNKNDDNKNDKNVKNDRNGNDRNNDNKSTPKPNRSDDDNEDDSKKESSSKPRATSTPKPTVKPSSKPTSSSKPTVKPSASAKLTQKPKSENDRSTVFPWSWSDRNNDSKNNDDKRD
- a CDS encoding aldo/keto reductase; this encodes MRYSTFGKSGYNVSSLGFGAMNLPGVPLEQAREALNYALDHGINYIDTAAAYRNSEEIIGECISHRRQEYFLATKTGARDYETAKAEIERSLVRMKTDHVDLLQIHYVNYVSEFKKAMDIGGAYEAALEAQREGKVRFIGISGHRPDLLAKWIAKGQFSQILFHLNLAQPFALDELIPKATEMDLMKVAMKPLSGGFIQPVDQAIRYPYSQDVHVTISGMVSIKEVQENLAAQEQEVGAEERQELEQLAIELGQHDCRRCNYCSCPLEISIPDVMIASRFREKFGLLPKGDGFFQRQKDRIVGCADHDPCKEKPLCEEKCPYQLPMQSVVQKAASFY